The following nucleotide sequence is from Syntrophorhabdaceae bacterium.
GCCCACACATCGCGGTTCTTTCCCAGGTGTTCATGGACGTTCTGCTTCTCCACCATCCCCTTGATGGCTAAATACCGCTCTTTGAATACTCTCGCCTCTTCGAATCTCCAGGCTGCCGCTGCAGTTTCAATTTTAATTTCGAGGGTCTTAAGTACTTTTTCATCCCTTCCCGAGAGGAAATCTCTCAGCTCGCCCACAATCTCTCCGTATGCTCCTTCGTCCACCGCGCCGGAGCAAGGTCCGAGACACTTACCGAGCTCGAAGAGCATGCAGGCCCTCTTCCTTTTTCTGAAAACCGTGTCCCGGCATCGCCTGATAGGATACACGGTCTGAACGACCTTCAATACATCCCTCACATCCCTGGCGTGGGGATAGGGGCCGAAATATTCGGCGCCGTCTTCGTTTATTTTGCGTGTCACGTAGATTGCAGGAAAAGGATCCCGAACCGTGAGCTTCAGAGAGACGTAAGTCTTGTCGTCTTTCAATACGAGATTATATTTCGGGGTGTGCTCCTTTATCAGGTTGTTCTCGAGGAGAAAGGCTTCCTTTTCATTGTCTGTAAGGATGACCTCCACGTACTCCGCCGCAATCGTGAGACGTTCCGTTTTTGCGTTCTTTCCCCCTTCACGGAAATAGCTCCGCACCCTGTCTCTCAGGTTTTTTGCTTTTCCTATATAAAGGATCTTCCGGTCCCGGTCTCTGAACACATAGACGCCGGACGATTCCGGCAGGACCCCGAGCATCGATTCGTTAATCAAAGGCCACCATTATAAAATGGACTCCATCTCGTAAGACCGCAGGCACACCCTGCGATCCATCCCGCACGTTTTTCAGAGGGCGATCTCCATCTGCTCCAGCTTCAGGAGCCTGTCCCGTAACTGGGCGGCCCTTTCGAAGTCCCATCTCTTCGACGCCTCCGAGATCTCCTTTCTCAGCTTCTTTATCATCCTCGAGAGCTTCTTCGGCTCGGTCACACCCTTTTCGTCAAGCTCATCTGTCGGTATGGTGTAATAATCTTTTTCATAGATCGACGAAAGGAGGTCCACCACCGATTTTTTGATGCCTTCAGGAGTAATGCCGTTCTTCTCGTTATACTCCAGCTGGATCTTCCTTCTCCGGTTCGTCTCATCGAGTGCCCTGCGCATGGAGTCGGTTATTTTGTCGGCAAACATGAGGACCCGTCCGTTCAGATTCCTCGCGGCCCGTCCGCAGGTCTGGATGAGGGAAGTCTCGGAGCGCAGGAAACCCTCTTTATCGGCATCCAGAATCGCCACGAGGGCGACCTCCGGCAGATCGAGCCCCTCCCTGAGGAGGTTGACTCCCACGAGGACGTCGAATTTGCCCATCCTGAGGTCTCTCACGATGGCAATCCTTTCCAGGGTATCGACATCGGAGTGGAGATATTTCGTCCTGACCCCTTTATCAAGGAGATAATCGGTGAGATCCTCGGCAAATCGTTTGGTCAAAGTCGTAACCAGGACCCTTTCCTTATTCGCGATGACCTTTTGAACCTCCGTAAGGAGTGTATCGACCTGGTTCTTGGCCGGTTGAATCTCGATGACCGGGTCCATGAGCCCTGTAGGCCGGATAATCTGCTCCGCAATATGGCCCCTTGCTTTTTGGAACTCATATTTGGCGGGCGTCGCGGAGACGTAGACCACCTGTTTCGTCCTTGCCTCGAATTCCTCGAACATGAGAGGTCTGTTATCGAGGGCGGAAGGGAGGCGGAATCCGTACTCCACGAGCGTAGTCTTCCGGGCCCTGTCGCCCCGATACATTCCCACGAGCTGGGGTATTGTTACGTGGCTCTCGTCGATCATCACGATGGTATCGG
It contains:
- the uvrB gene encoding excinuclease ABC subunit UvrB — translated: MAKFTIASDYQLSGDQPAAVEMLSKNLEKGAPHQVLLGVTGSGKTFTMANVIERVQRPTLVISHNKTLAAQLYGEFKGLFPDNEVHFFVSYYDYYQPEAYLPQSDTYIEKDSSINEEIDKLRLKATNALFERDDVIIVASVSCIYGLGSPEAYYGMLLYLEEGQPVDRRIILDKLIQCQYERNDLDFYRGRFRIRGENIDVFPAYEEDKAVRIVLDDRGITALYHIDPLRGAITERLKRCTIYPTTHYVTPRETIERAVTSIEAELRDHLKLLKEGNKLLEAQRLEQRTNYDLEMLREIGYCQGIENYSRHLTGRSPGEPPPTLMDYFPADTIVMIDESHVTIPQLVGMYRGDRARKTTLVEYGFRLPSALDNRPLMFEEFEARTKQVVYVSATPAKYEFQKARGHIAEQIIRPTGLMDPVIEIQPAKNQVDTLLTEVQKVIANKERVLVTTLTKRFAEDLTDYLLDKGVRTKYLHSDVDTLERIAIVRDLRMGKFDVLVGVNLLREGLDLPEVALVAILDADKEGFLRSETSLIQTCGRAARNLNGRVLMFADKITDSMRRALDETNRRRKIQLEYNEKNGITPEGIKKSVVDLLSSIYEKDYYTIPTDELDEKGVTEPKKLSRMIKKLRKEISEASKRWDFERAAQLRDRLLKLEQMEIAL